The Plasmodium gaboni strain SY75 chromosome Unknown, whole genome shotgun sequence genome contains the following window.
catatatatgttgttattttttttttataatttttttagaTTGGATCAAATTTAAGAGATGAAGTAAGGACATCAAATTCGTTGCTGGAAAATTTGgtaaaattataatatgacCAATAAATAAgtggaaaaaaaaaaaaaatataatttcttatatttttttattatatatataaatatatgtatgcATATTCAATTTTCGTctattttgttttatagTCAGATCGTATGGAGAATGTGAACAAAAAATTGTCAGGAGTTTATAGACGtgttaaaaatattttaaaaacaaaGGTAATGAAAATATGTAATTGTAAATAGGataattatacatatatatttattcactaaatataaatatatatatatatatatatattttttttttttctagggaaataattatatgcTTTACCTTATATTGTTcttcttatttttattgttcTTTATGCATTATTTATAcagaa
Protein-coding sequences here:
- a CDS encoding hypothetical protein (conserved Plasmodium protein, unknown function) — encoded protein: MDFNSRKKKKKNNDLYEENINIYLEENDNYILDLEKKVQSLKLIGSNLRDEVRTSNSLLENLSDRMENVNKKLSGVYRRVKNILKTKGNNYMLYLILFFLFLLFFMHYLYRKNK